In Bradyrhizobium sp. WD16, the genomic stretch GCTCGAGGCCGCCGAGCTCGCCAAGTTGCTCGAAGAAAAGTGGGGCGTGTCGGCGGCTGCGGCCGTGGCCGTCGCTGCTGCACCGGGCGCGGCTGCCGCCCCTGCGGAAGAGAAGACCGAGTTCACGGTCGTCCTCGCCTCCGCCGGCGACAAGAAGATCGAAGTGATTAAGGAAGTCCGCGCCATCACCGGCCTGGGCCTCAAGGAAGCCAAGGATCTCGTCGAGGGCGCGCCGAAGCCCGTCAAGGAGGCCGTTGCCAAGGACGAGGCCGAGAAGATCAAGGCTCAGCTCGAGAAGGCTGGCGCCAAGATCGAGCTCAAGTAAGACTTTTTCGGGCGGGTTCCCGGG encodes the following:
- the rplL gene encoding 50S ribosomal protein L7/L12 gives rise to the protein MADLQKIVDDLSSLTVLEAAELAKLLEEKWGVSAAAAVAVAAAPGAAAAPAEEKTEFTVVLASAGDKKIEVIKEVRAITGLGLKEAKDLVEGAPKPVKEAVAKDEAEKIKAQLEKAGAKIELK